One segment of Ziziphus jujuba cultivar Dongzao chromosome 12, ASM3175591v1 DNA contains the following:
- the LOC132800245 gene encoding putative disease resistance protein At3g14460 encodes MPIQLSKLKSLQVLRYFVVGKDNKTKIGELRELSDLHGELHLRNLQNVPSGKDALEAKLMDKNNLEALCLNWNGKSNDSTDDKEVLENLLPHTNLKMLYINGYGGTSFPKWLGDVSFCNTVYIRLDKSWEEWCSIEVEDDEVFPELQELEIVGCDSSGSEVLLSSLTRTPAIRHLELGRCEKLEVQELPQTMESISIGGCRGVESLMKALRCLPATLTHLEIHYCEKLEFPMHHDSLKTSLQKYRHGLTCLSFLRIRGCLKFIYFPNGGLHASNLTGLIVNGCKRLKELPEQMANLLPSLEDLRIIDCPEVESFPEGGEGVESFPEEGLLPSTLTHLMMEGFTSLKRLDIKVLQQLTSLTYLEIESCPQLLHLPQQKLPTSLTVLAINKCPILKERCQRDKGKDWNKISHIPGIYLDRKLI; translated from the exons ATGCCAATACAATTGAGTAAATTGAAGAGTCTCCAGGTGTTGAGATATTTTGTTGTGGGAAAAGATAATAAGACCAAGATAGGAGAGTTGAGGGAGCTTTCAGATCTCCATGGAGAACTTCACCTTAGAAATTTACAGAATGTCCCAAGTGGTAAGGATGCATTGGAAGCCAAGTTGATGGACAAAAACAATCTTGAGGCATTGTGTTTGAACTGGAATGGCAAGTCTAATGATTCAACTGATGACAAAGAAGTACTTGAAAATCTATTGCCTCACacaaatttgaaaatgcttTACATAAATGGATATGGGGGTACTTCATTCCCTAAGTGGTTAGGTGATGTATCATTCTGCAACACAGTCTATATAAGACTTGACAAGT CCTGGGAAGAATGGTGTTCAATTGAAGTTGAAGATGATGAAGTTTTCCCTGAACTCCAAGAACTTGAAATAGTTGGGTGTGACAG CAGTGGCAGTGAGGTTCTGCTTTCATCACTCACAAGGACTCCAGCTATCCGTCACTTGGAGTTAGGCAGGTGTGAAAAACTAGAGGTACAGGAACTGCCACAAACCATGGAATCGATTAGTATTGGAGGATGTAGAGGTGTCGAATCATTGATGAAGGCATTAA GATGCCTCCCTGCTACCCTGACACATTTGGAAATCCATTATTGTGAGAAATTAGAATTCCCAATGCACCATGACTCACTCAAAACTTCTCTTCAAAAG TACCGACACGGCCTAACATGTCTATCTTTTCTACGCATCAGAGGTTGCCTCAAGTTCATATATTTCCCTAATGGTGGATTGCATGCTTCCAATCTAACTGGTCTTATAGTGAATGGTTGCAAGAGATTAAAAGAGCTGCCTGAGCAAATGGCTAACCTCCTCCCATCTCTAGAAGATTTAAGGATCATTGATTGTCCAGAGGTGGAGTCATTTCCTGAAG GAGGTGAAGGTGTGGAATCGTTTCCAGAGGAGGGGCTACTGCCTTCAACTCTCACCCATCTTATGATGGAAGGATTTACAAGTCTTAAGAGGCTGGACATAAAGGTGCTTCAACAACTCACTTCTCTCACATATCTAGAAATCGAGTCATGCCCTCAATTACTGCATCTGCCACAACAAAAACTGCCTACATCTCTTACTGTTTTAGCCATCAACAAATGTCCAATCCTGAAAGAAAGGTGTCAGAGGGATAAAGGGAAAGACTGGAACAAGATTTCTCACATCCCCGGCATCTATCTCGATCGCAAGCTCATTTGA
- the LOC107428124 gene encoding protein HYPER-SENSITIVITY-RELATED 4 gives MANKNVILSTAASLAASATLIQSIVRDFLPHQLCNFLFSFVRILSHCFSSRLTVVVEESQGYSMKLVFEAAEIYLGSKQNSSERRVKVGKSEKEPNLVVNIDRNEEVSDDFKNLEFKWRLMTTQVEASMNVNHRRMGDLNFSLRSEVRHFELSFHRKHKDKAFGSYFPYILEKAMAIREERKAVNLYSANGANWCFQQVLLNHRMNFKTLAIDSNLKKESLEDLDNFMNGKFFLLRMSSRAIILVEDIDCSFKLKNWDSPEDQTQTQGDHSGKVTLSGLLNFVDGFYSCCGEGRIMIFTTNYKERLDPALLRPGRMDMHICLSYCNASVFYQLAFNYLGLHHHHLFDEIKQLIEVIEVTPAELGGELMKSRDPQVSLQGLLSFLSNKKIQQQLSSN, from the exons atggccaataaaaatgtaattcttTCCACGGCAGCTTCTCTTGCTGCTTCAGCAACGCTTATCCAAAGCATTGTAAGAGATTTCTTACCCCACCAACTCTGCAACTTTCTCTTCTCCTTTGTTCGAATCCTTTCTCATTGTTTCTCTTCACGACTTACTGTTGTTGTAGAGGAATCTCAAGGCTATTCCATGAAACTAGTTTTTGAGGCAGCAGAAATCTACTTGGGCTCTAAACAAAACTCATCAGAAAGAAGAGTTAAAGTGGGAAAGAGCGAGAAGGAACCGAATTTAGTAGTTAACATAGATAGAAATGAAGAGGTTTCTGATGATTTTAAGAATCTAGAATTCAAGTGGAGATTGATGACCACACAAGTTGAAGCATCAATGAATGTAAATCATCGCAGAATGGGGGATCTTAACTTCTCTCTGAGATCAGAAGTGAGACACTTTGAGCTGAGTTTTCACAGGAAGCACAAAGACAAGGCTTTTGGATCATACTTtccatacatattagaaaaagcAATGGCCAttagagaagagagaaaagcTGTGAATCTCTACAGTGCTAATGGAGCAAATTGGTGCTTCCAACAAGTCCTTCTCAATCACCGAATGAACTTCAAGACCCTTGCTATTGATTCCAATCTCAAGAAGGAATCGCTTGAGGATTTGGACAACTTCATGAACGGGAA ATTCTTTCTTCTTAGGATGTCTAGCCGAGCTATAATTCTGGTAGAGGACATAGATTGCTCTTTCAAGTTAAAAAATTGGGATTCACCAGAGGATCAAACGCAAACACAAGGAGATCATAGTGGTAAGGTAACACTGTCAGGACTGTTGAATTTTGTTGATGGATTTTATTCATGCTGTGGAGAAGGAAGAATCATGATATTTACGACCAACTACAAAGAAAGACTTGACCCAGCTTTGCTGAGACCTGGTAGAATGGACATGCATATTTGCTTGTCATACTGCAATGCTTCTGTTTTTTACCAGCTTGCATTTAACTATCTGGGGCTTCACCACCATCATTTGTTTGATGAGATCAAACAGTTGATAGAAGTGATCGAGGTCACTCCAGCAGAATTGGGTGGGGAGTTGATGAAAAGTAGAGATCCTCAAGTCTCTCTTCAAGGCCTCCTCAGTTTCTTGAGCAATAAGAAAATCCAACAGCAGTTAAGCTCTAACTGA
- the LOC132800246 gene encoding putative disease resistance protein At3g14460 → MEDVGDEYSNELVSTSFFQRSSGQELFGMHDLVHDLAKYVSRGYCIILQDDSPKDAIVNVHHASVRYLDSPMRYDSIITEATHLRTIFPLFPTSHRYLSNEVVNPIILNLRYLRVLSFHGCVTVKELSESIGELKHLRFLRLSHTRIERLPKSVGKLLVEMPRQMSKLKSLQTLTDYIVGKDNVTNIGELRELSDLQGQLCLQNLENVAKASDASDAKLVDKKHLEALRLDWKGDDKDRKHDRHVLDNLLPHTNLKRLTVHGYGATIPETLEIHGLNRVVNVGAEFYGFNSSNNSVRKPFASLRILSFSNMSAWKKWSSIEVEEGGEVFHKLQELRIINCDKLTTVD, encoded by the exons atgGAAGATGTAGGTGATGAATATTCCAATGAGTTAGTTTCAACATCATTTTTCCAAAGATCTAGTGGACAAGAATTATTTGGCATGCATGATCTTGTTCATGATTTAGCCAAATATGTATCCAGGGGATATTGTATTATATTACAAGATGACAGCCCAAAAGATGCCATTGTGAATGTGCATCATGCTTCTGTTAGATATTTGGATTCGCCAATGAGATATGATTCTATTATTACTGAAGCAACCCATTTGCGTACCATTTTCCCACTATTTCCGACTTCACATAGATACTTATCTAATGAAGTAGTGAATCCTATAATATTAAACTTGAGGTATTTAAGAGTATTATCATTTCATGGTTGTGTAACTGTGAAGGAATTGTCTGAATCAATTGGTGAGCTAAAGCATCTTCGCTTCCTTAGGCTCAGCCACACTAGAATTGAAAGACTGCCAAAATCTGTGGGTAAATT ATTGGTAGAGATGCCAAGGCAAATGAGTAAATTGAAAAGTCTCCAAACGTTGACTGATTACATTGTCGGAAAAGATAATGTGACCAACATAGGAGAGTTGAGGGAGCTTTCCGATCTTCAAGGGCAACTTTGTCTTCAGAATTTAGAGAATGTTGCAAAAGCAAGTGATGCATCAGATGCCAAGTTGGTGGACAAGAAGCATCTTGAAGCACTGCGTTTGGACTGGAAAGGCGATGATAAAGATCGAAAACATGACAGACATGTACTCGACAACCTATTACCTCATACAAACTTGAAAAGGCTTACTGTCCATGGATATGGAG CTACCATCCCTGAAACTCTTGAAATTCATGGACTAAATAGGGTGGTGAATGTGGGTGCTGAGTTTTACGGGTTCAATTCTTCTAATAATTCTGTGAGAAAGCCGTTTGCATCATTGAGAATCTTAAGTTTCAGTAATATGTCAGCATGGAAAAAATGGTCTTCCATTGAAGTTGAAGAAGGTGGTGAAGTTTTCCATAAGCTGCAAGAACTCCGAATAATTAACTGTGATAAGCTGACGACAGTTGATTGA